GTGGCGCTGTGCTTGCCGCCGCCTTGCCGTCCAGCGTCTTCAAACCCATCATCGTCGCCGCACTCGTGGCAGTGGCACTCTTCACGGCGCTGAGACCGGACGCCGGCCACATCACCGCGCTGCGGCACGAGGGCCACAAACACTATGTGGTGGCCTGCCTCATCGGCGCTGTGATCGGCTTCTATGACGGCCTTATTGGCCCGGGGACCGGTTCCTTCCTGGTCATCGCCCTGGTCTCGGCGATGGGGTACGCGTTCCTGGAAGCCAGTGCCAAGGCGAAGATCGTGAATATGGCAACCAACGCCGGCGCACTGCTGTTCTTCCTGCCGCACGGCTCCATCCTGTGGGCCCTGGGCCTGCTGCTCGGCGCAGCCAATATGGCCGGCGGATACCTTGGGGCACGGACGGCAGTGGCGCAGGGCAGCAGGTTTGTCCGCGTCGTCTTCCTCGTGGTGGTAGCTGCCCTCATCATCAAACTCGGCTTTGACGTCTGGCAGGAAAATTTCACCGGCCAGGGGTAAGACGCGGCCAGGTAACCACACCAAATGCAGCGCGCACCAGGGGAGGCCAAGGCCTCGTGGCGGTGAGCGGCCGGGCGTAGCATGCAGGTATGCCACACGGTGACGATGAGTACGCCAGTGCTTTATCCGCAGCGGCGGGTCATGTCACCGCGTGGCTTCGCAGCCTTCCTGACCGGCACGTCGGCCCCCGCCTGCCGGCCCAGGACCTCACCGGGGCGTTCGGCGGGCCGTTGCCAACCTCCGGCATGCCCGCGGCAGACGTCGTCGACCTCCTGGCCCGGACAGCCGAGCCCGGGCTTATGGCGATGCCGTCCGGCCGCTTCTTCGGTTGGGTCATAGGCGGGACTTTGCCCGCAGCCCTCGCCTCTGACTGGCTGGTGAGCGCCTGGGACCAGAACGCATGCCTTCGCTACGCCACCCCCGCCATGGCAGCGGTGGAGGAAAGTGCCGGAACCTGGCTGCTTGAACTGCTGGGGCTTCCCGCCGGGTCCGACGTCGGCTTCGTCACCGGAGCCACGATGGCCAACTTCACCGGGCTGGCAGCCGGGCGCTGGCG
This genomic interval from Arthrobacter sp. SLBN-100 contains the following:
- a CDS encoding sulfite exporter TauE/SafE family protein, giving the protein MLPGIESIQLTTLVLIVVAGFAAGWVDAVVGGGGLIQLPALLLVPGITPVQALATNKMGSIFGTATSAVTYYRRVGPDLRTAVPMAVIALAGSFGGAVLAAALPSSVFKPIIVAALVAVALFTALRPDAGHITALRHEGHKHYVVACLIGAVIGFYDGLIGPGTGSFLVIALVSAMGYAFLEASAKAKIVNMATNAGALLFFLPHGSILWALGLLLGAANMAGGYLGARTAVAQGSRFVRVVFLVVVAALIIKLGFDVWQENFTGQG